From one Thermomicrobiales bacterium genomic stretch:
- a CDS encoding DUF3105 domain-containing protein → MDTSSQVGAAQVHGERNTSAIRRYKIAIAIGLALVIAFSFFNVYMQDRRPGLPKEIEGVTKFDNLPNGVVAGPITYDHTPPAGGLHDQYAQLCGYYRVPVEDRNIVASLATGAVWIAYRPDLSNKDFEALKTASDGVLDVLITPYPGLESPVVLTAWGRQLAIDDPHDERVKLFVYVYKNREWAPERDKSCSIGVGLPAPQ, encoded by the coding sequence ATGGACACGAGCAGTCAGGTTGGCGCCGCACAGGTACATGGCGAGCGCAACACCTCGGCGATCCGCCGCTACAAGATCGCGATTGCCATCGGGTTGGCGCTGGTTATCGCGTTCAGCTTCTTCAACGTCTATATGCAGGACCGGCGGCCGGGTCTGCCGAAAGAGATCGAGGGCGTCACGAAGTTCGACAACCTGCCGAACGGTGTCGTTGCCGGCCCGATCACCTATGACCACACCCCGCCGGCGGGTGGACTACACGATCAGTATGCGCAGCTCTGTGGCTACTATCGTGTCCCGGTTGAGGATCGCAACATCGTCGCCTCACTGGCTACCGGGGCGGTCTGGATTGCCTACCGACCGGACTTGTCGAACAAGGATTTCGAGGCGCTGAAGACCGCGTCCGACGGTGTGCTCGATGTGCTGATCACCCCGTATCCCGGTCTGGAATCGCCGGTCGTGCTCACTGCATGGGGTCGCCAGTTGGCAATTGACGACCCGCACGACGAACGGGTGAAGCTGTTTGTCTATGTCTACAAGAACCGCGAATGGGCGCCCGAGCGAGATAAGTCCTGCTCCATCGGGGTTGGCCTCCCGGCTCCGCAGTAA